A stretch of Campylobacter volucris DNA encodes these proteins:
- a CDS encoding chemotaxis response regulator CheY, with product MKLLVVDDSSTMRRIIKNTLVRLGHKDVLEAEHGVEAWDLLSQNDDIKVLITDWNMPEMNGLELVKKVRAEEKYADMPIIMVTTEGGKAEVITALKAGVNNYIVKPFTPQVLKEKLEDVLGSNEG from the coding sequence TGGTTGTTGATGATAGTTCTACAATGAGAAGGATAATCAAAAATACCCTTGTAAGATTAGGACATAAAGATGTTTTAGAGGCTGAGCATGGGGTTGAAGCTTGGGATTTACTTTCACAAAATGATGATATTAAAGTTTTAATCACTGACTGGAATATGCCTGAAATGAATGGATTAGAGTTAGTTAAAAAAGTAAGAGCTGAAGAAAAATATGCTGATATGCCTATTATTATGGTTACAACAGAAGGTGGTAAAGCTGAAGTTATCACAGCTTTAAAAGCTGGAGTTAATAACTATATAGTAAAACCTTTCACCCCTCAAGTTTTAAAAGAAAAACTTGAAGATGTTTTAGGAAGCAACGAAGGCTAA
- a CDS encoding 50S ribosomal protein L11 methyltransferase: MQKYYYELFFQTDKEYLNLFLDLIFSFNIDAIEEKDNGIYIRSEENLELIHLALTDFHQKLCEKFNLQILFHSSLEKKENKNWIEEYKKGIQALTIENIHIHTTWQEPLKDKINIIIDPALAFGSGHHESTYTCIEFIQKYTNKEKFCLDVGCGSGILSIIMAKLNAKVQACDTDELAVIASKENAKLNNVVFDDIWIGSVNKSLQKYDIVVANIIADVIMILEKDLKEKMKDDGILILSGILNKYENKIKEKFKDLTLLESKNKGDWLSLVYKKEKNGQKNK; encoded by the coding sequence ATGCAAAAATACTATTATGAACTTTTTTTTCAAACAGACAAGGAATATTTAAATTTATTCCTTGATCTGATTTTTTCTTTTAATATAGATGCAATTGAAGAAAAAGATAATGGTATATACATAAGATCTGAAGAAAACCTAGAACTTATCCATTTAGCTTTAACAGATTTTCATCAAAAACTTTGTGAAAAATTTAATTTACAAATTTTATTTCATTCTAGTTTAGAAAAAAAAGAAAACAAAAATTGGATAGAAGAGTATAAAAAAGGTATACAAGCTTTAACGATAGAAAATATTCATATCCATACAACTTGGCAAGAACCTTTAAAAGATAAAATCAATATTATCATTGATCCTGCTTTAGCTTTTGGCTCTGGTCATCATGAAAGCACTTATACCTGTATAGAATTTATACAAAAATACACTAATAAAGAAAAATTTTGCCTTGATGTAGGATGTGGAAGTGGAATTTTAAGCATCATCATGGCTAAGTTAAACGCCAAAGTACAAGCTTGTGATACTGATGAATTAGCCGTAATAGCAAGCAAAGAAAATGCAAAATTAAACAATGTTGTTTTTGATGATATATGGATTGGTTCAGTTAATAAAAGCTTACAAAAATATGATATAGTTGTGGCCAATATCATCGCTGATGTGATAATGATATTAGAAAAAGATTTAAAAGAAAAAATGAAAGATGATGGAATTTTAATATTATCTGGAATTTTAAATAAATATGAAAACAAAATTAAAGAAAAATTCAAAGATCTTACTTTATTAGAGTCTAAAAATAAAGGAGATTGGTTGAGTTTAGTTTATAAAAAGGAAAAGAATGGACAAAAAAACAAATAA
- the ftsH gene encoding ATP-dependent zinc metalloprotease FtsH: protein MDKKTNNPKDNQNNNSFFNKNPIFIFAIFAIVMIFLFKGFSDDPSMGITGSENTKKITYSELKTLIENNQIAQVNIGQTTIKAVSKAGNMVYITKKVPSDTTFVPLLDSKGVSYGAFNESNWFIDILLSWVLPVFIFFGIWMFLASRMQKNMGGSILGIGSSKKLVNSEKPKVKFNDVAGVEEAKEEVKEIVDFLKYPERYISLGAKIPKGLLLVGPPGTGKTLLAKAVAGEADVPFFSVSGSSFIEMFVGVGASRVRDLFENAKKEAPAIVFIDEIDAIGKSRAASGMMGGNDEREQTLNQLLAEMDGFGTESSPVIVLAATNRPEILDAALLRPGRFDRQVLVDKPDFKGRCDILKVHMKDVKISPEVKVEDIARLTAGLAGADLANIINEAALLAGRDSKKHVEQKDLVEAVERAIAGLEKKSRRINDKEKKIVTYHECGHALIAETTKGAKKVSKVSVIPRGLAALGYTLNTPEENKFLMQKHELLAEVDVLLGGRAAEEIFIKEISTGASNDLERATDIIKAMISMYGMSEIAGLMVLEKQRNTFLSGGQTIKDYSDKMAQDLDEYVKKTLDERYIGVKEILKTYSGAIETMVQALYEEETIDGAKVREIIKNYEEENNLPTRLEEKEQEATKEK, encoded by the coding sequence ATGGACAAAAAAACAAATAACCCTAAAGATAACCAAAATAATAATAGTTTTTTTAATAAAAATCCTATTTTTATTTTTGCTATTTTTGCCATAGTAATGATTTTCTTGTTTAAAGGATTTTCAGATGATCCTAGTATGGGAATTACAGGCAGCGAAAATACTAAAAAAATTACATATTCTGAGCTTAAAACTCTTATAGAAAACAATCAAATAGCTCAAGTAAATATAGGACAAACTACTATAAAAGCCGTTTCTAAAGCAGGAAATATGGTTTATATCACTAAAAAAGTCCCAAGCGATACTACATTTGTTCCTTTGCTTGATTCAAAAGGTGTTTCATATGGTGCATTTAATGAAAGCAATTGGTTTATAGATATTTTGCTTTCTTGGGTATTACCTGTGTTTATTTTCTTTGGAATTTGGATGTTTTTGGCTTCTCGTATGCAAAAAAATATGGGGGGATCCATACTTGGCATCGGTAGCTCTAAAAAACTTGTCAATTCAGAAAAACCAAAAGTAAAATTTAACGATGTAGCAGGTGTTGAAGAAGCTAAAGAGGAAGTAAAAGAAATAGTTGATTTTTTAAAATATCCTGAAAGATACATTAGCTTAGGGGCAAAAATTCCAAAAGGGCTTTTGCTTGTAGGTCCTCCAGGGACAGGTAAAACTCTACTTGCAAAAGCAGTAGCAGGTGAAGCTGATGTACCTTTTTTTAGCGTATCAGGCTCATCTTTTATAGAAATGTTTGTAGGAGTTGGTGCTTCTAGAGTAAGAGATTTATTTGAAAATGCTAAAAAAGAAGCTCCAGCTATAGTTTTCATAGATGAAATAGATGCTATAGGAAAGTCTCGTGCAGCTAGTGGAATGATGGGTGGAAATGATGAAAGAGAACAAACTTTAAATCAACTTTTAGCTGAAATGGATGGTTTTGGAACTGAAAGTTCTCCTGTTATAGTTTTAGCAGCTACAAATCGTCCAGAAATTTTAGATGCAGCTTTGCTTAGACCAGGTCGTTTTGACAGACAAGTTTTAGTAGATAAGCCTGATTTTAAAGGAAGATGTGATATTTTAAAAGTTCATATGAAAGATGTTAAAATTTCACCTGAAGTTAAAGTAGAAGATATAGCAAGACTTACTGCTGGACTTGCGGGTGCTGATTTAGCAAATATTATAAATGAAGCAGCATTATTAGCTGGTAGGGATTCTAAAAAACATGTAGAGCAAAAAGATTTAGTAGAAGCTGTTGAAAGAGCCATAGCAGGACTTGAGAAAAAATCTCGTAGAATTAACGATAAAGAGAAAAAAATCGTTACTTACCATGAATGCGGTCATGCTTTAATAGCTGAAACCACAAAAGGCGCTAAAAAAGTTAGTAAAGTGTCTGTTATACCAAGAGGTTTGGCAGCTTTGGGATACACACTAAATACACCTGAAGAAAATAAATTTTTAATGCAAAAGCATGAACTTTTAGCTGAAGTAGATGTATTGCTTGGAGGAAGAGCAGCTGAAGAAATTTTCATAAAAGAAATTTCAACCGGAGCAAGTAACGATCTTGAAAGAGCTACTGATATCATTAAAGCTATGATTTCTATGTATGGAATGAGTGAGATAGCTGGGCTTATGGTTCTTGAAAAACAAAGAAATACCTTTTTAAGCGGTGGTCAAACCATAAAAGATTATTCTGATAAAATGGCACAAGATTTGGACGAGTATGTTAAAAAAACTTTAGATGAACGCTATATTGGAGTAAAAGAAATACTTAAAACTTATAGCGGAGCCATAGAAACTATGGTTCAAGCTTTATATGAAGAAGAAACTATAGATGGTGCAAAAGTTAGAGAGATTATCAAAAACTACGAAGAAGAAAATAATCTTCCTACACGCTTGGAAGAAAAAGAACAAGAAGCTACTAAGGAAAAATAA
- a CDS encoding phosphatidylserine decarboxylase-related protein, producing the protein MKTNFIAKSGWGFLISLAIIFAIIQIIWGFSWVLCLIFAFFVFIFRSSKIENVADLNTIISPIEGKVKKIQSTTYTELGECVEIQIVNSIFSQGSIVTPLDMEIKETKIKHGLFLCPFMKSSSLLGERILFLANSKNKKLAMRIIFGALNRKTCIYEFGHYLNHGQEMGFMLDGSVSLFLPKDSKICVNENDSVRIGGLIGYLNS; encoded by the coding sequence ATGAAAACTAATTTTATTGCAAAATCTGGCTGGGGATTTTTGATATCTCTTGCCATAATTTTTGCAATAATTCAAATTATTTGGGGATTTTCTTGGGTATTGTGTTTGATTTTTGCTTTTTTTGTATTTATTTTTAGATCAAGCAAAATCGAAAATGTTGCTGATTTAAACACTATTATTTCTCCTATAGAAGGAAAAGTAAAAAAAATTCAATCTACTACTTATACAGAGCTTGGAGAATGCGTTGAAATTCAAATTGTAAATTCAATTTTTTCTCAAGGAAGCATTGTTACTCCACTTGATATGGAGATAAAAGAAACAAAAATCAAACATGGTCTTTTTTTATGTCCTTTTATGAAAAGCTCTAGTTTATTAGGAGAAAGAATTTTATTTTTAGCAAATTCTAAAAATAAAAAATTAGCAATGAGAATCATATTTGGTGCGTTAAATAGAAAAACTTGCATTTATGAATTTGGCCATTATTTAAATCATGGACAAGAAATGGGTTTTATGTTGGATGGAAGCGTGAGTTTATTTTTGCCAAAAGATAGCAAAATTTGTGTCAATGAAAATGATAGTGTTCGTATTGGCGGATTAATAGGGTATTTAAACTCATGA
- the pssA gene encoding CDP-diacylglycerol--serine O-phosphatidyltransferase codes for MNFKLIYILPNLFTAASIFLGIISIIASINQHFDKALIYIILSLICDGLDGRVARATNSTSKFGIEFDSLADLIAFGVAPAILFYMSIGYEYGKFGSLVAGLFVVFGAIRLARFNVTTGTYEPSVFIGLPIPTAAVVSALWVSAYLYYDIFKDYSLLILGIQILLAFLMVSNIRYPSFKKIDLKRANVLKVLIALVVLFSMFYLYFLESTLILASSYVLYGLLRSVYTLTKTFKKD; via the coding sequence ATGAATTTTAAATTAATTTACATCTTACCAAATCTTTTTACAGCGGCTTCAATTTTTTTAGGAATTATTTCTATCATAGCTTCTATTAATCAGCATTTTGATAAAGCACTTATTTATATCATACTTTCTTTAATTTGCGATGGACTAGATGGACGCGTTGCAAGAGCTACAAATTCAACATCTAAATTTGGTATAGAATTTGATTCTTTAGCTGATTTAATCGCTTTTGGCGTTGCCCCTGCAATCTTATTTTACATGAGTATAGGATATGAATATGGCAAATTTGGCTCTCTTGTTGCGGGTTTATTTGTAGTTTTTGGCGCTATACGCTTAGCAAGATTTAATGTCACTACAGGCACTTATGAGCCATCTGTATTTATAGGTTTGCCTATACCAACTGCTGCTGTAGTAAGTGCTTTATGGGTAAGTGCTTATTTATATTATGATATTTTTAAAGATTATTCTTTATTGATTTTAGGTATTCAAATTTTACTTGCATTTTTGATGGTAAGTAACATCAGATACCCAAGTTTTAAAAAAATTGATCTTAAAAGAGCCAATGTATTAAAAGTTTTAATCGCTTTGGTTGTTTTATTTTCCATGTTTTATTTATATTTTTTAGAAAGCACTTTAATACTTGCTAGTTCTTATGTTTTATATGGCTTACTTAGAAGCGTATATACCCTAACAAAGACTTTCAAAAAAGACTAA
- a CDS encoding membrane protein, with protein sequence MNKNKIFRQIHIYISLFFLPLAFLYAITGFSFLASIDGDVGSKIQEYKVQAVIQKGAEAEFLIDFLKQNNLALPSSLEPKFNKKNHNIIEIGKLHYSVSIEKINENEYRISTKTRSLLGDMILLHKDKGMWYFSILGLAFALAMIILYFSGLLITLVAIRKDRGKQIAVLILGFIVTLTIAYFSV encoded by the coding sequence TTGAATAAAAATAAAATTTTTAGACAAATTCATATTTATATTAGTTTGTTTTTTTTGCCATTAGCTTTTTTATATGCTATCACAGGTTTTTCTTTTCTTGCTAGTATTGATGGAGATGTTGGATCTAAAATTCAAGAATATAAAGTTCAAGCTGTGATACAAAAAGGTGCTGAAGCAGAATTTTTAATAGATTTTTTAAAGCAAAACAATCTTGCTCTACCATCTTCTTTAGAGCCAAAATTTAACAAAAAAAATCACAATATAATTGAAATTGGAAAATTACACTATAGCGTAAGCATAGAAAAAATCAATGAAAATGAATATAGAATTAGCACAAAAACTAGAAGTTTGCTTGGAGATATGATTTTATTACATAAAGATAAAGGTATGTGGTATTTTTCTATACTAGGTTTAGCCTTTGCTTTAGCTATGATTATTCTTTATTTTTCTGGACTTTTAATAACTTTAGTTGCCATCCGTAAAGACAGAGGAAAACAAATTGCAGTATTGATTTTAGGCTTTATTGTTACACTAACAATTGCTTATTTTAGCGTATAG
- the ciaB gene encoding invasion protein CiaB, with the protein MNDFKQIAQIVKNRKQNINDLYKILQNNQSHPLIDRALELAELDNEKSNVLAILRRLVDLKEENLVQELEKKGLSEEEITQIKYKVHSLVRAFYEVEHQDLIDEIKTKNLLDEFYLALIQGVHNIGVVMNSFDIVWSKQILDTNNKILKEQFPNLSDVLEFLKQNKLYQLNQDEQICERSYGALVKIGTIWRFLPYAKAFENEVLKLEYEFDKLLEKLKNYDLDDGKKAYVDYIEKLKLAFCEKNNDEVIKKWQEAELAWMEVKSPLQIGHPLEYYEDSYTHAVALEWDIRLEDVSDFNADNFKQKIKESFSMIYENLEEKDEKLFEEVNFNLDKTQLYICMPMIFYGAELKGLFSAQVVPNDEYVSNIAGKKIFAFLNYVYENAKTKPFMKLSSMIFEKEFLDYGRQILFFNEKLWKKIYEVSTIGHEFGHIFFVANDSEKKMNESGVFKNIEEFKATAGGLVNFFLHEEEELKLPVFYELIKRAVGLIAWQKVEEVKPYYTEGLIHLSLLFNARVLVFEDEKLNIDFSIEAYERFKKVFLENYYELARHYVLKEDAKNYLDKFCILEDEVFLPLDEEYKEFVKYYYELYQLYGNDIDESGEFEKYINAIESGGQRGI; encoded by the coding sequence ATGAATGATTTTAAACAAATTGCACAAATTGTAAAAAATAGAAAACAAAACATCAATGATCTTTATAAAATTTTACAAAACAATCAAAGCCATCCTTTAATTGATAGAGCTTTAGAGCTAGCTGAACTTGACAATGAAAAAAGCAATGTTTTAGCTATTTTGCGTCGTTTGGTGGATTTAAAAGAAGAAAATTTAGTTCAAGAGCTTGAAAAAAAAGGATTGAGTGAAGAAGAAATTACGCAGATTAAATATAAAGTTCATTCTTTAGTAAGGGCTTTTTATGAAGTAGAACATCAAGATTTAATCGATGAAATTAAAACTAAAAATTTGCTTGATGAATTTTATTTAGCTTTGATTCAAGGGGTGCATAATATAGGCGTTGTGATGAATTCTTTTGATATTGTTTGGAGTAAGCAAATTTTAGATACTAATAATAAAATTTTAAAAGAACAATTTCCAAATTTAAGTGATGTATTAGAATTTTTAAAACAAAATAAATTATACCAATTAAATCAAGATGAGCAAATTTGTGAAAGAAGTTATGGAGCTTTGGTAAAGATAGGAACTATTTGGAGATTTTTACCTTATGCTAAAGCGTTTGAAAATGAAGTTTTAAAACTTGAGTATGAATTTGACAAACTTTTGGAAAAATTAAAAAATTATGATTTAGATGATGGTAAAAAAGCTTATGTTGATTATATAGAAAAATTAAAATTAGCATTTTGTGAAAAAAATAATGATGAGGTGATTAAAAAATGGCAAGAAGCTGAACTTGCATGGATGGAAGTAAAATCTCCTTTGCAAATAGGTCATCCATTAGAATATTATGAAGATTCTTACACACATGCAGTTGCTTTAGAATGGGATATACGCTTAGAAGATGTGAGTGATTTTAACGCTGATAATTTTAAGCAAAAAATTAAAGAAAGTTTTTCTATGATTTATGAAAATTTAGAAGAAAAAGATGAAAAACTTTTTGAAGAAGTGAATTTTAATTTAGATAAAACTCAACTTTATATTTGTATGCCTATGATTTTTTATGGAGCAGAGCTTAAAGGACTTTTTTCGGCTCAAGTAGTGCCAAATGATGAATATGTAAGCAATATTGCTGGTAAAAAGATTTTTGCATTTTTAAACTATGTGTATGAAAATGCTAAAACAAAACCTTTTATGAAACTTTCATCTATGATTTTTGAAAAAGAATTTTTAGATTATGGGCGACAAATTTTATTTTTTAATGAAAAACTTTGGAAAAAAATATATGAAGTTTCCACTATAGGTCATGAATTTGGACATATTTTCTTTGTGGCAAATGATAGTGAAAAGAAAATGAATGAAAGTGGGGTGTTTAAAAATATTGAAGAATTTAAAGCTACTGCAGGCGGGCTTGTGAATTTCTTTTTACATGAAGAAGAGGAGCTAAAATTACCTGTATTTTATGAGCTTATAAAAAGGGCTGTAGGTCTTATAGCTTGGCAAAAAGTTGAAGAGGTAAAACCTTATTACACTGAAGGTTTGATACATCTATCATTACTTTTTAACGCAAGAGTATTGGTATTTGAAGATGAAAAATTAAATATAGATTTTAGCATAGAAGCGTATGAAAGATTTAAAAAAGTATTTTTAGAAAATTATTATGAGCTTGCAAGACATTATGTATTAAAAGAAGATGCGAAAAATTATTTGGATAAATTTTGTATTTTAGAAGATGAGGTGTTTTTACCACTTGATGAAGAGTACAAGGAATTTGTAAAATATTACTATGAACTTTATCAATTATATGGAAATGATATTGATGAAAGTGGGGAATTTGAAAAATACATAAACGCTATTGAAAGTGGCGGACAGAGAGGGATTTGA
- a CDS encoding acyl-CoA thioesterase, with protein MKNMGEAKLKIIAMPSDTNPAGNIFGGWILSQMDLAGGIAARELSPQRVVTIAMDEVSFKEPIFVGDLVSCYAKIIKAGSTSITVKIKVVAQRANENGNVYCIHTNSATATYVSVDKNGNKLPIDADLKRIHGF; from the coding sequence ATGAAAAATATGGGTGAAGCAAAATTAAAAATTATAGCTATGCCAAGCGATACAAATCCTGCGGGCAATATATTTGGTGGATGGATTTTATCTCAAATGGATTTAGCTGGTGGCATTGCAGCTAGAGAATTATCTCCTCAAAGAGTAGTAACTATTGCTATGGATGAAGTTAGCTTTAAAGAACCTATATTTGTAGGAGATTTAGTATCTTGCTATGCAAAAATCATAAAAGCTGGAAGCACTTCAATAACTGTAAAAATCAAAGTAGTCGCTCAAAGAGCCAATGAAAATGGTAATGTATATTGCATACATACTAATTCTGCCACTGCTACTTATGTTAGTGTTGATAAAAATGGAAATAAATTGCCAATTGATGCTGATTTAAAAAGAATACACGGCTTTTAG
- a CDS encoding ribose-phosphate pyrophosphokinase, protein MRGYKIFSGSANEEFAKKISKYLSLPLSDAGIKRFSDGEISIQIDESVRGKDVFIIQSTCAPTNDNLMELLIMTDALRRSSASSITAIIPYFGYARQDRKASPRVPITAKLVANLIESAGVDRVATIDLHAGQIQGFFDIPVDNLYGSIIFNDYIKNKNYKNPIIASPDIGGIARARSVAKALGLDIVIVDKRREKANESEVMNVIGDVKDKEVILVDDIIDTAGTIVKAAEVFKNKGAKSVIACCTHPVLSGIAYERIAKDALDELVVTDTIPLKQQMDKIKVLSVAPIFGEVIRRVYHNESVNSLFV, encoded by the coding sequence ATGCGTGGATATAAAATATTTTCTGGCTCTGCAAATGAAGAATTTGCAAAAAAAATTTCTAAGTATCTTTCTTTGCCTTTAAGCGATGCTGGCATCAAACGCTTTAGTGATGGTGAAATTAGTATTCAAATAGATGAAAGTGTGCGTGGAAAAGATGTTTTCATCATACAAAGTACTTGTGCACCAACTAATGATAATCTAATGGAGCTTTTAATCATGACTGATGCTTTGCGTCGATCAAGTGCAAGCTCTATTACTGCTATTATCCCTTATTTTGGCTATGCAAGACAAGATAGAAAAGCAAGTCCTAGGGTACCAATTACTGCAAAATTAGTAGCAAATCTTATAGAATCAGCTGGCGTAGATAGAGTAGCCACTATAGACTTACACGCTGGACAAATTCAAGGATTTTTTGACATACCTGTGGATAATCTTTATGGAAGTATTATTTTTAATGATTATATTAAAAATAAAAATTATAAAAATCCTATCATCGCAAGTCCTGATATAGGAGGTATAGCAAGAGCTAGAAGCGTGGCAAAAGCTTTAGGACTTGACATAGTCATAGTCGATAAAAGACGCGAAAAAGCCAATGAAAGTGAAGTGATGAATGTCATAGGTGATGTAAAAGATAAAGAAGTGATTTTAGTAGATGACATCATCGATACAGCAGGAACCATAGTCAAAGCAGCTGAAGTGTTTAAAAACAAAGGTGCAAAATCTGTTATAGCTTGTTGTACCCACCCTGTGCTTAGTGGTATAGCTTATGAAAGAATAGCCAAAGATGCATTAGATGAACTAGTAGTAACTGATACCATACCTTTAAAACAACAAATGGATAAAATCAAAGTCTTAAGCGTAGCACCAATTTTTGGTGAGGTAATACGCAGAGTTTATCATAATGAAAGCGTGAATTCTTTATTTGTATAA
- a CDS encoding AAA domain protein — protein sequence MEEYIYYLPDENGIKQEFKTNTNSIIIVGANGSGKSRLGAWMEKECENLYRIPAQRDTTISEYITRHSYKEAKNDLFYGNINYDSYNIFSYKYNGFENATIKLHSDYDKLLSYVLVYEHEQLRQEHKSGIKTENIIDKAKNIWKEIFTHREIELKEDEFLCVMSNQHEYEARMMSDGERAVLYLIMYVLCIEKKIILIDEPELHLHPSLTNKLWSVLERHRQDCLFIYITHDLNFAANHIEADKFWIKFYNGQKWEIEKIEENDIPQELFLKLLGARRNILFVEGKSESLDTKIYSILYPQYQIIPCDGCENVLSYTKTFNEQNALHGFNAYGIIDRDFRTKEEIDNANKNQVKVLEVAEVENLFLLECVILAILEQSDEKEKFEEVKDYIFETKYKNFLQNQISEKLEKEVKHKLKSIFKESKTPGQIQEKINSLERLIDFENLHKKIENKFNFVYENKDYDELLKIFNQKGIFKDGGFLNRVGKTKEAYVKSVLKLLRENEELRKEVLKYIPSFTE from the coding sequence GTGGAAGAATATATTTATTATTTACCTGATGAAAATGGAATAAAACAAGAATTTAAAACAAATACAAATTCTATTATAATAGTAGGTGCTAATGGTTCAGGTAAAAGTAGGCTTGGAGCTTGGATGGAAAAAGAATGTGAAAATTTATATAGAATTCCAGCTCAAAGAGACACGACTATATCAGAATATATAACAAGACATAGCTATAAAGAGGCTAAAAATGATTTGTTTTATGGAAATATTAATTATGATTCATATAATATTTTCAGTTATAAATATAATGGATTTGAAAATGCAACAATAAAGCTTCATAGTGATTATGATAAGCTTTTAAGCTATGTCTTAGTTTATGAACACGAGCAATTAAGACAAGAACATAAAAGTGGCATAAAAACTGAAAATATCATAGATAAAGCTAAAAACATTTGGAAAGAAATTTTTACTCATAGAGAAATAGAACTTAAAGAAGATGAATTTTTATGCGTTATGAGTAATCAGCACGAATATGAAGCAAGAATGATGAGTGATGGAGAAAGAGCTGTATTATACTTGATAATGTATGTTTTGTGTATTGAGAAAAAAATTATCTTAATTGATGAGCCAGAATTACACTTGCATCCATCTTTAACTAATAAACTTTGGAGTGTTTTAGAAAGACATAGGCAAGATTGTTTATTTATATACATAACGCATGATTTAAATTTTGCTGCAAATCATATAGAAGCGGATAAATTTTGGATTAAATTTTACAATGGACAAAAATGGGAAATAGAAAAAATAGAAGAAAATGATATACCACAAGAATTATTTTTAAAACTTTTAGGTGCTAGAAGAAATATTTTATTTGTAGAAGGAAAAAGTGAAAGTTTAGACACTAAAATTTATAGCATACTATACCCACAATATCAAATCATACCATGTGATGGTTGTGAAAATGTTTTAAGCTATACAAAAACTTTCAACGAACAAAATGCCTTGCATGGTTTTAATGCTTATGGAATTATAGATAGAGATTTTAGAACCAAGGAAGAAATAGATAACGCAAATAAAAATCAAGTGAAAGTTTTAGAGGTAGCTGAAGTAGAAAATTTATTTTTATTAGAATGTGTTATTTTGGCTATTTTAGAACAATCAGACGAAAAAGAAAAATTTGAAGAAGTAAAAGATTATATCTTTGAAACAAAATATAAAAATTTTCTACAAAATCAAATTTCAGAAAAATTAGAAAAAGAAGTAAAACATAAATTAAAATCTATATTTAAAGAATCAAAAACACCTGGGCAAATACAAGAAAAGATTAATTCTTTAGAGCGATTAATAGATTTTGAAAATCTACACAAAAAGATTGAAAATAAATTTAATTTTGTATATGAAAATAAAGACTATGATGAATTATTAAAAATATTTAATCAAAAAGGAATTTTTAAAGATGGTGGGTTTTTGAATAGAGTTGGTAAAACAAAGGAAGCTTATGTAAAATCGGTTTTAAAATTATTAAGAGAAAATGAAGAGCTTAGAAAAGAAGTCTTAAAATATATTCCAAGCTTTACAGAATAA